The following proteins come from a genomic window of Populus nigra chromosome 6, ddPopNigr1.1, whole genome shotgun sequence:
- the LOC133697152 gene encoding uncharacterized protein LOC133697152, which yields MQPSNSTGSKSNSTGSKSNSTDNPENLKSPKSPSTEFNATATENSHNHVEKRSANVDDELVLDVTGKSLEFDLLEKSDDSVEGLYLYKNAFSLVPKSVGGLKKLRTVKFFGNEVNLFPAEFGNLVGLECLQVKVSSPGLNGLNFSKFKGLKELELSKVPPRPSVLTILSEISGIKCLTKLSVCHFSIRYLPPEIGCLSNLEYLDLSFNKIKSLPNEITYLNALISLTVSNNKLVELPSSLSSLQRLESLDLLNNRLTSLGSLELTSMHSLQYLNLQNNRLLSFCQIPSWICCKLEGNGKDLSNDDFISSSVEMDVYEASFQDDGNNFSCNGSNHAASSIVTVPSSNSRCFATRRSSKRWKRRHYLQQKARQERLNNSRKWKGEGHAEALDLKESESFKLNNLDVRNFEICEEGISDIAGLDDDDDGEKVELSGEAEVENLLISVEADKISSKKGVESCSCDLGSINKNEEEVCCVQDESLGPLQGEAGSQDENPSSEKSKITYKSKRHYDRDLDNPKPCKCRRPTEDSSRLSCKYSNLSFCSIEDRLPDGFYDAGRDRPFMPLRNFEQILSLDSREVILLDREKDEQLDAIALSAQALVYRLKRLNGSTKERNKVAVDNLQIASLLALFVSDHFGGSDRSGAVERTRKAVSGSNYRKPFVCTCSTGNNESISSAGKQTLETVDDICFSDLCERSLRSIKARRGSIVIPLGSLQFGVCRHRALLMKYLCDRMDPPLPCELVRGYLDFTPHAWNVILSRRGDSLVRMVVDACRPHDIREETDLEYFSRYLPLSRAEVPLSTKSITSPGCSFPSLSTSDEIRKVGSSTLIRCKFESVEAAAKVRTLEVCEASADEIRNFEYSCLGEVRVLGVLQHSCIVEMYGHQLSSKWIPSEDGNPERRILQSVILMEYVNGGSLKNYVEELSKTGEKHVPVEMAFCIARDVACALAEIHSKDIIHRDIKSENILIDLDNKRADGMPLVKLCDFDRAVPLRSLLHTCCIAHRGIAPPDVCVGTPRWMAPEVLRAMDKRSTYGLEVDIWSYGCLLLELLTLQVPYSGLPDLHIHELLQSGKRPPLTDELEALGSIDEHLATQSGSDLEGPEVESETLRFLVDVFCQCTKENPADRPTASDIYKLLLARTSIN from the exons ATGCAGCCTTCCAATTCCACCGGATCCAAGTCGAATTCCACCGGATCCAAGTCGAATTCCACCGATAACCCCGAAAACCTTAAATCCCCAAAATCACCCTCCACTGAATTCAATGCCACCGCAACAGAAAACAGTCACAATCATGTCGAAAAAAGAAGTGCTAACGTGGATGATGAGTTGGTTCTTGATGTTACAGGCAAAAGCTTGGAATTTGATTTACTAGAAAAATCTGATGATTCAGTTGAGGGTTTGTATTTGTATAAGAATGCCTTTAGTTTGGTGCCCAAGTCGGTGGGCgggttaaaaaaattgaggacgGTCAAGTTTTTTGGGAATGAAGTGAATTTGTTTCCGGCGGAGTTTGGGAATTTGGTGGGATTGGAGTGCTTGCAAGTCAAAGTATCATCGCCAGGGTTGAATGGCTTGAATTTTAGTAAATTCAAAGGGTTGAAAGAGCTTGAGCTCTCGAAAGTGCCGCCAAGACCTTCGGTTTTGACGATTTTGAGTGAGATTTCTGGGATTAAGTGCTTGACAAAGCTCTCTGTGTGTCACTTCTCTATAAG ATATCTTCCTCCTGAAATTGGCTGCTTAAGTAACTTGGAGTACTTGGATCTTTCATTCAACAAGATAAAGAGTCTGCCAAATGAAATAACTTATTTAAATGCCTTGATATCATTAACAGTATCTAATAATAAGTTAGTTGAACTACCCTCAAGTTTGTCCTCATTGCAAAGATTGGAGAGTTTGGACCTGTTAAATAACAGGCTGACGTCACTGGGATCTCTTGAACTTACTTCAATGCATAGCCTCCAGTATTTAAATCTTCAG AACAATAGGCTACTCAGCTTTTGTCAAATACCTTCATGGATATGCTGCAAATTGGAAGGAAATGGAAAGGACTTATCAAATGATGATTTCATTAGCTCTTCAGTTGAAATGGACGTGTACGAAGCCTCCTTTCAGGACGATGgcaataatttttcttgtaatg GTTCCAATCATGCTGCATCAAGCATAGTGACTGTGCCTTCATCAAACAGCAGATGCTTTGCAACTCGGAGGTCCAGTAAGCGGTGGAAACGGCGACATTATTTGCAACAAAAAGCTCGTCAAGAACGATTAAACAACAGCAGGAAGTGGAAAGGTGAGGGCCATGCTGAAGCTTTGGATCTGAAGGAAAGTGAAAGTTTCAAATTGAACAATCTTGATGTCCGTAACTTCGAGATTTGTGAAGAGGGTATATCAGACATCGCAGGtctggatgatgatgatgatggcgaAAAAGTTGAACTTTCTGGAGAAGCTGAAGTCGAAAATCTTCTTATCAGTGTTGAAGCTGATAAAATCAGCTCAAAAAAGGGCGTGGAAAGCTGCTCATGCGACCTTGggtctataaataaaaatgaggaaGAAGTATGTTGTGTGCAAGATGAATCTCTAGGTCCTTTACAGGGTGAAGCTGGTAGTCAGGATGAAAATCCAtcttcagaaaaatccaaaatcaccTACAAGTCAAAAAGGCATTATGATAGGGATCTTGATAATCCAAAACCTTGTAAATGTCGGAGACCAACAGAAGATAGCTCAAGATTGTCTTGCAAATATAGCAACCTTTCTTTTTGCAGCATTGAGGACCGACTACCAGATGGATTTTATGATGCAGGACGCGACCGACCTTTCATGCCACTGAGGAATTTTGAGCAAATCTTGTCTCTTGACTCACGCGAGGTCATTCTTTTGGACAG GGAGAAGGATGAACAGTTGGATGCAATAGCTCTCTCTGCTCAAGCATTGGTGTACCGTTTGAAGAGATTAAATGGTTCTACCAAGGAGAGGAATAAGGTTGCTGTTGATAACTTGCAGATTGCATCATTGCTTGCACTTTTTGTTTCTGATCATTTTGGGGGCAGTGATAGAAGTGGTGCTGTTGAAAGGACAAGAAAAGCAGTGTCTGGTTCAAACTACAGGAAGCCTTTTGTTTGCACATGCTCAACTGGAAATAATGAAAGTATCAGCTCTGCTGGTAAACAGACTTTGGAAACTGTAGATGATATTTGTTTCTCCGATCTCTGTGAGAGATCTTTGCGATCTATTAAAGCAAGACGAGGTTCCATTGTGATTCCCTTAGGGAGCTTGCAGTTTGGTGTTTGTAGACACAGAGCGTTGCTAATGAAG TATCTATGTGACCGAATGGATCCTCCATTACCTTGTGAACTTGTCCGGGGTTACTTGGACTTCACGCCACATGCGTGGAATGTCATTCTCAGCAGGAGGGGTGATTCACTGGTCCGGATGGTGGTGGATGCATGCCGTCCACATGATATTAGAGAAGAAACAGATCTGGAATACTTTTCCAG GTATCTTCCACTCAGTCGGGCTGAAGTTCCCCTTTCAACCAAGAGCATTACCAGTCCTGGTTGTTCATTTCCTTCTCTGTCAACATCTGATGAGATAAGAAAGGTGGGTTCCAGTACTCTTATTCGGTGCAAATTTGAATCGGTTGAAGCTGCAGCAAAG GTGCGTACTTTAGAGGTGTGTGAGGCTTCAGCAGATGAAATTAGGAATTTTGAATATAGTTGTCTTGGAGAAGTAAGAGTTTTAGGTGTGCTACAACACTCTTGCATAGTTGAAATGTATGGACACCAGCTATCTTCAAAGTGGATTCCATCAGAAGATGGAAATCCAGAACGCCGCATTTTACAGTCTGTTATTCTTATGGAGTATGTTAACGGGGGATCTTTAAag AATTATGTAGAGGAGTTATCAAAAACTGGTGAGAAGCATGTACCAGTGGAGATGGCATTTTGTATAGCACGAGATGTTGCATGTGCATTGGCAGAGATTCACTCCAAAGATATAATTCATCGTGACATAAAAagtgaaaatattttgattgatttggaTAATAAGAGAGCTGATGGCATGCCTTTAGTGAAGCTCTGTGATTTTGACAGAGCTGTGCCACTCAGGTCTCTCTTGCATACGTGCTGTATTGCTCATAGAGGTATTGCACCTCCTGATGTTTGTGTTGGAACACCACGCTGGATGGCTCCAGAGGTTTTGCGGGCAATGGATAAACGCAGCACATATGGTCTG GAAGTGGATATTTGGTCATATGGATGCCTGCTTCTGGAATTGTTGACTTTACAGGTGCCATATTCCGGCTTACCTGACCTACACATACACGAGCTTCTACAG TCAGGTAAACGACCACCACTAACTGATGAGCTAGAGGCATTGGGATCCATTGACGAGCATTTGGCGACTCAGTCTGGCTCAGATCTGGAGGGACCCGAGGTTGAGTCAGAAACTCTGAGATTCCTTGTTGATGTATTCTGTCAATGCACCAAGGAAAATCCAGCTGACCGTCCCACAGCTTCAGACATTTACAAATTGTTGCTTGCACGGACAAGCATTAACTAG